A window of Roseovarius sp. THAF27 contains these coding sequences:
- a CDS encoding carboxymuconolactone decarboxylase family protein, translating to MSAFGEDLFLKGLEQRKATLGAEYVEKNLAAADEFTRPFQEAMTAWCWGFGWGDDVIDAKTRSMMNLAMIGALGKMHEWEIHCRGAINNGVTQEEIRAIIHVIGIYCGVPQALECFRTARKVLDET from the coding sequence ATGAGCGCATTTGGCGAAGACCTATTCCTCAAGGGGCTTGAACAGCGCAAGGCCACGCTGGGGGCGGAATACGTAGAAAAGAACCTCGCAGCCGCCGATGAGTTCACCCGCCCCTTTCAGGAGGCGATGACGGCGTGGTGCTGGGGATTCGGCTGGGGCGATGATGTGATCGACGCCAAGACACGCTCGATGATGAACCTTGCCATGATCGGCGCGCTTGGCAAGATGCACGAATGGGAGATCCACTGCCGCGGCGCGATCAACAATGGCGTTACACAAGAGGAAATCCGCGCCATCATCCATGTGATCGGCATCTATTGCGGCGTCCCGCAGGCGCTCGAGTGCTTCCGGACAGCGCGCAAGGTGCTGGACGAGACCTGA
- a CDS encoding LysR family transcriptional regulator, whose translation MSDKLVQRLDIDALRALSAIEDHGGVTRAAAHLGLSQSAVSHKIKRLETSLDCDLLSRRPGAPLFTDTGRDLLGYARRILAIHDEALRSLSKTSVRGQISLGLTEDTTCSDLSHILGRFSRLHPGVSVRTRVLQSLVLQDLLAAGEIDFSIMQIFTHEVRAHDIELFRERLFWVKSPDFDLSSDTTVPFLSFDENCFYRRWAMDVAQEDGTVFATTLECASAAGIVSGVRSGLGVAILNERHVTPDMEILKDCFVEPPDVTYVARRARKLRNPAIDTLIEEIKREVAGERALRIA comes from the coding sequence ATGTCAGACAAATTAGTCCAACGGCTGGACATCGATGCGCTCCGTGCCCTGAGCGCGATCGAGGACCACGGGGGGGTGACCCGCGCCGCGGCGCACCTTGGACTGTCGCAATCAGCTGTGAGCCATAAGATCAAAAGGCTCGAGACCAGCCTTGATTGCGACCTTCTCAGCAGGCGCCCCGGCGCGCCCCTTTTTACGGATACGGGGCGCGACCTCTTGGGCTACGCGCGACGCATCCTTGCCATTCATGACGAGGCTTTGCGCTCGCTCTCGAAGACATCGGTGCGAGGACAAATCAGTCTCGGCCTCACCGAGGACACTACTTGTTCGGACCTCAGTCACATCCTTGGCCGGTTTTCGCGTCTGCATCCCGGCGTCTCTGTGCGGACGCGGGTGCTTCAAAGCCTCGTTCTACAAGATCTTCTTGCGGCCGGTGAGATCGACTTTTCCATCATGCAGATCTTCACGCACGAGGTCCGAGCACATGACATCGAACTGTTTCGGGAACGCCTCTTCTGGGTGAAGTCACCGGATTTCGACCTCAGCTCAGACACCACCGTTCCGTTTCTCTCATTCGATGAGAATTGCTTCTACCGCCGGTGGGCGATGGACGTTGCTCAGGAGGACGGGACAGTATTTGCGACCACACTGGAATGCGCCAGTGCCGCCGGCATCGTCTCCGGTGTGCGGAGCGGTCTTGGTGTTGCCATCTTGAATGAGCGGCACGTAACCCCGGACATGGAAATCCTGAAGGACTGCTTTGTAGAGCCGCCTGACGTCACTTATGTCGCGCGCCGTGCACGGAAACTACGCAATCCGGCGATCGATACGCTAATCGAGGAGATCAAACGAGAAGTTGCAGGAGAGAGGGCTCTCCGAATCGCATGA
- a CDS encoding alpha/beta fold hydrolase, with the protein MVHLVNDHVLINDTRIAHGIHGAGSPVVLIHGTPSSSYIWRNILPALVAAGHKVHVYDLLGYGLSERPWDPEIDTSVTGQVPILDRLLDHWGLDDAHIVAHDIGGAVAQRFSIFSQRRVRSLSLIDVVSFDSWPSKRTHQQMQAGLDALIKASDADHRAHFRDWLLSTVQHKERFSETSLETFLEFISNPIGQGSLFHHQVRHYDPRHTGELTPRLAELGNIPVQLIWGADDAWQVVAWAQKLHEAIPDSELHVLEECGHFAMEDQPEKISGLLVEFLKRKG; encoded by the coding sequence ATGGTCCACCTCGTCAACGATCATGTCCTCATCAATGACACCCGCATCGCGCATGGCATCCACGGCGCAGGGTCTCCGGTCGTGCTGATCCACGGCACCCCATCCTCTTCATATATCTGGCGGAATATCCTGCCGGCACTGGTCGCCGCTGGCCACAAGGTGCATGTCTACGACCTCTTGGGCTACGGCCTTTCGGAACGCCCATGGGACCCGGAAATCGACACCTCGGTCACGGGGCAGGTTCCCATTTTGGATCGGCTGCTTGATCATTGGGGACTGGATGACGCCCACATCGTTGCCCACGACATCGGGGGCGCGGTCGCCCAGCGGTTTTCGATCTTCTCGCAACGGCGTGTTCGCTCACTTAGCCTGATCGATGTGGTCAGCTTCGACAGCTGGCCCTCGAAACGCACGCATCAGCAGATGCAAGCCGGTCTGGATGCGTTGATCAAGGCCTCCGATGCCGACCACAGGGCGCATTTTCGGGACTGGTTGTTGTCGACTGTGCAGCACAAGGAACGCTTTTCCGAGACATCGCTCGAGACATTTCTGGAGTTCATCTCCAACCCGATCGGACAAGGCAGCCTGTTTCACCATCAGGTCCGGCATTACGACCCGAGGCATACTGGCGAACTGACTCCCCGACTCGCTGAACTCGGCAATATCCCGGTTCAGCTGATCTGGGGGGCGGATGACGCCTGGCAGGTGGTCGCCTGGGCGCAAAAGCTACACGAGGCCATCCCAGACTCAGAACTGCACGTGTTGGAAGAGTGCGGCCATTTCGCGATGGAAGACCAGCCCGAGAAGATCTCCGGCTTGCTGGTTGAATTCCTCAAGAGGAAGGGTTGA
- a CDS encoding type 1 glutamine amidotransferase domain-containing protein yields the protein MSKILILSTAHAELGETGNKTGVWLEELAAPYFALKDAGHDITVATLGGAPIPVDPNSEPQGDGADARFKKDAAAMALLEAPASLSDQRSGDFDAVFIPGGHGAVWDLASSDEVAQFLSAAWEKGKVLASVCHGPAAFVGVEVNGEPLVKGRKVSAFTDSEEKGTGLEAVVPFLLETRLRELGADFQPGPDMEPKAVQDGRLISGQNPMSSDKVAELLIAQLD from the coding sequence ATGTCAAAGATCCTCATTCTCTCCACCGCCCATGCCGAACTCGGCGAGACGGGCAACAAGACCGGCGTCTGGCTCGAGGAACTGGCCGCCCCCTATTTTGCGCTGAAGGATGCTGGTCACGACATCACCGTCGCAACGCTGGGCGGCGCACCCATCCCCGTGGACCCGAACTCGGAGCCGCAGGGCGACGGCGCCGATGCCCGTTTCAAGAAGGACGCGGCCGCCATGGCGCTGCTCGAGGCGCCCGCATCGCTTTCCGACCAGCGGTCGGGCGATTTCGATGCAGTCTTCATCCCCGGCGGCCACGGTGCTGTCTGGGACCTCGCCTCTTCCGACGAGGTCGCGCAATTCCTGTCGGCCGCCTGGGAGAAAGGCAAGGTGCTCGCCTCGGTGTGCCATGGTCCGGCGGCCTTCGTCGGTGTCGAGGTCAATGGCGAACCGCTCGTGAAGGGGCGCAAGGTCTCGGCATTCACCGACAGCGAAGAGAAGGGCACCGGCCTCGAGGCCGTCGTCCCTTTCCTCCTCGAAACTCGTCTGCGCGAGCTTGGCGCGGACTTCCAACCGGGCCCTGACATGGAACCGAAGGCGGTTCAGGACGGTCGCCTCATCAGCGGGCAGAACCCGATGTCCTCCGACAAGGTGGCCGAGTTGCTGATCGCTCAACTCGATTGA